The following are encoded together in the Montipora foliosa isolate CH-2021 chromosome 12, ASM3666993v2, whole genome shotgun sequence genome:
- the LOC137980810 gene encoding uncharacterized protein, which yields MGPVLYLLYTTPLADVIRSHGLDYHMYADDNQLYLSFVTQDVDQAKSKIEECITSICKWMGVNELKLNHDKTEIMMFHAKFRVPPAVQSLRVGMENVNLSSFAKSLGVTFDDTMSFDNQISNVCKSSFYSLRNISRIRKYLDKESAATLIHAYITSKLDYCNSLLVGMPKFQLQRLQYVQNTAARVVC from the coding sequence ATGGGACCTGTACTGTATTTGCTTTATACTACACCACTCGCTGATGTCATACGATCACATGGTCTGGACTAccacatgtatgctgatgacaatCAACTATACCTTTCTTTCGTAACGCAAGATGTTGACCAAGCCAAATCTAAGATCGAAGAATGTATTACATCTATTTGTAAATGGATGGGCGTTAATGAGCTTAAACTCAACCACGATAAAACAGAAATTATGATGTTTCATGCGAAGTTCCGTGTACCTCCAGCTGTTCAATCTTTGCGTGTTGGTATGGAAAATGTCAACCTATCTTCTTTTGCAAAAAGTTTGGGTGTGACATTTGACGACACCATGTCATTTGATAATCAAATTAGCAATGTGTGCAAATCATCGTTCTATAGTCTACGTAACATTTCTAGAATTCGTAAATACCTAGATAAAGAATCTGCTGCTACTTTAATTCATGCCTACATTACATCGaaattggactattgtaattccCTGTTAGTTGGTATGCCCAAGTTTCAGTTACAGCGGCTTCAATACGTCCAAAACACAGCAGCTAGAGTAGTTTGTTAA